In Pseudomonas campi, the sequence CTGGCAGGTCTACTTCGACACCAACAAGGTGCTCAAGGATGCCCTGGGCGAGGCCGGCTTCCCGGCACCGATGCCGGCACAGATGGTGATCATGCAGCAGGCGGTTAACACCTGACTGGCTTGTAAGGGTGGCGGGTCAGGCCGGCTGGTCGAGTGCTTTGCTTAGTTCCTGCAGCTCGCTGCGCGCCTGCGCCAGGCAGGCCTGGTGCAGGTTGCGGTAGTGCTTGGGCGCGCGGCGGGCGTAGCTGTCGATCTGCTCCAGCAGCTCACGGGCCTCGCGGTTGCGCCCCAGCTGCTTGAGTAGCAGGGCGTAGTGCAGGGGCGCTTCGGGCCCGGCGAAGTAGCCGAGCAGGGCGCGGTACTCCTCTTCCGCTTTGAGCACGTCACCCAGCTGCGTCAGGGTCTGGGCATACAGCAGGTGGCCATCGGCGCTGCGGAAGTCGGGATTGTGCTCGCGCAGTTGTTCCAGGGTCAGGCGACAGGCGCTGGCATCGCCGTGGGCGAAGTGGGCGCGGGCCAGACCGAGCATGATTTCCGGGGCGTGGGCATGGATGCCGCGCAGGGCCGCCTGGTAATGGCTGGCGGCTTCCTCGGCCTGGTTCAGGCGCAGCAGTTCATCGGCGAGCAGCACGCGGGTTTCACGGGTGTCGCTGATGTCCAGGTCGTTGCGCAGGACGCGCAAGTGGCGCTCGGGGTCGAAGCGGTCGTGCAGCTGGTTGACCGCGCGCCGGCCACGGCGGCTGCGCAGCATGTCCGGCAGCATGATGCCGAGAGCGTAGATCAGGCAGCCCAGGCCGGGCAGGGCGATGATCAGGTAGATCCAGTAGCGCTCCTGGCCGCTGCGCACCACGTGCAGACCGCAGATAACCTGGCAGGCGATAAGTAGCAGGGCGAGTAGGGGCATGGTTCGGCATCCGTGCTGAAGGGGGGCACTGTTTATCATGGCTGCGGCGTGCTGTCAGGCCGCGCTGTGTGATCGGGTTCAGGTTGGCGTGCTGTCGGCCCATTTGGGTTTCGCATCGGGTTGCCAGGCGCTGAGCTGATCGAGCAGTTCATCGGCCGACTCACTGCGCTGCAGCATGTCGCGGTGCGGAGGGCGGACGAAGCCTTCGCTGACCAGATGATCGAGGAAGCCGCTGAGCTGCTGGTAGAAGCCGTTCACGTCGAGCAGGCCGAGCGGTTTGCCGTGGTAGCCGAGCTGGCCCCAGGTCCACACTTCGAACAGTTCTTCCAGGGTACCGAGGCCGCCGGGCAGGGCGAT encodes:
- a CDS encoding tetratricopeptide repeat protein: MPLLALLLIACQVICGLHVVRSGQERYWIYLIIALPGLGCLIYALGIMLPDMLRSRRGRRAVNQLHDRFDPERHLRVLRNDLDISDTRETRVLLADELLRLNQAEEAASHYQAALRGIHAHAPEIMLGLARAHFAHGDASACRLTLEQLREHNPDFRSADGHLLYAQTLTQLGDVLKAEEEYRALLGYFAGPEAPLHYALLLKQLGRNREARELLEQIDSYARRAPKHYRNLHQACLAQARSELQELSKALDQPA